In Amphiprion ocellaris isolate individual 3 ecotype Okinawa chromosome 3, ASM2253959v1, whole genome shotgun sequence, one genomic interval encodes:
- the atp6v1e1a gene encoding V-type proton ATPase subunit E 1a, producing MALTDADVQKQIKHMMAFIEQEASEKVEEIDAKAEEEFNIEKGRLVQTQRVKIMEYYEKKEKQIEQHKKIQMSNLMNQARLKVLKARDDMITDLLNEARLRLAEVAKDPAQYSRLLEGLVLQGFYQLLEPKVTIRCRQQDVEIVQAAVDKNIPIYKEAVKSNIIVRIDQERFLPSGICGGVEVYNDNGKIKVSNTLESRLELMAQQMMPEIRVNLFGANPNRKFTD from the exons ATGGCGCTCACCGACGCTGACGTCCAGAAACAG ATAAAGCACATGATGGCCTTCATCGAGCAAGAGGCCAGTGAGAAAGTGGAGGAAATTGATGCTAAG GCGGAGGAAGAGTTTAACATTGAGAAAGGCCGTCTGGTGCAGACACAGAGGGTGAAAATCATGGAGTACTatgagaagaaggagaagcagaTTGAACAACATAAGaaaat CCAGATGTCCAACCTGATGAACCAAGCGAGGCTGAAGGTGCTGAAGGCCCGAGACGACATGATTACG GATCTATTAAATGAGGCCCGTCTAAGACTTGCAGAGGTTGCTAAGGACCCTGCTCAGTACTCCAGACTGTTGGAAGGTCTGGTGCTTCAG GGATTCTACCAGCTGCTGGAACCGAAAGTCACCATTCGTTGCCGACAGCAGGATGTGGAAATAGTTCAG GCTGCAGTTGATAAGAACATTCCTATTTacaaagaggccgtgaaaagtAACATCATCGTTAGAATCGATCAGGAACGTTTTCTTCCTTCTGGCAT CTGCGGGGGTGTTGAAGTTTATAACGATAATGGGAAGATTAAGGTTTCCAACACTTTGGAGAGCAGGCTAGAACTCATGGCACAACAG ATGATGCCTGAAATTAGAGTGAACTTGTTTGGCGCCAACCCCAACCGTAAGTTCACGGATTAA